Part of the bacterium genome, TAATTTTCAAGATAGATCCCAAAGACGGAACCATATTAAAAACTCTGCATGCACCTTCACGCAGCCCCAAGGGATTAGCATGGGACGGCAAATATCTATGGTGTGTTGACGACAGATACGATAAAGTAATCCAGTTCAGCACAGATGACGGTACAACAATAAAATCATTTCCTTCTCCGGCAAAGGATCCCAAAGGAATAACATTTGACGGCAAATATCTATGGATTTCAGACAGAGGGGCTGACGAGATTTATATGGTTGACCCTAATACCGGTTACGTTATTGTAATTGCTACAGCCCCGGGCAACTATGTTCACGGGCTGGCAGTAGACGGCAAAAAACTTTGGGCTGTTGATTATGAAGACGATAAAATTTACCAGTTGAAAATCAGAGATAGTGAAAAACTCATCCGTAAAGATACTGCCTTTCATAAGGTTGTTTTTAACCATAATGTTACATGCTACGGCCCTGGAAAGATTAAAACACTAAATGTATTCATTGCTTTGCCTGCAGACAGAGACAATCAAACCATATTAAAAGATTTTAAATACAATATCAAACCGGCAAAAATTGAAACTGACCAATGGGGCCAAAAAACCGCACTATTCAGCTTTACGGATTTAAAACCCGGCGACAAAACAGAAGTACAGGTTACAACTATATTCAAATCATATAATGTTAGATATTTCATCTATCCGGAAAATGTGGGTTCCCTTGACGACATACCAAAGGATATTAAAAACAAATATCTTGCAGACAATGAAAAATACCAGATTAATAATCCTATCATTAAGGAAACTGTCAAAAAAGTAGTAGGCAACGAAAAAAATCCGTATTGGATAATGCGGAAAATACATCAATATCTCATCGGTCATCTTCACTATCTCATGGATGGAGCGTGGGACACAGCTCCCACTGTTCTTACAAACGGGCACGGGTCATGTTCCGAATATTCATTCTCTTTTATTGCTCTCTGCAAGGCTGCAGGGCTCCCTACCCGTTATGTGGGATCAACATGGGACAGAAAAGAGCTTGCATACATGGATGATGTTTATCACAGGTGGGTGGAAGTGTATCTTCCAGGTTACGGATGGATTCCTACTGACCCCACTCACGGTGACAGGAAAAGCCCGAGAGATCAGGCATCTCCGATTGGGTTTGTCAGTAATGCTGCTCTTATTACTACACAATCAGGAGGCGGATCCAGAACAATGGAGTGGACTTACAACAGCAACGTAAGATACACAACTGAACCAAAAACAAACTTGAATATTACTAATTATTCTGACTGGGATAAAGTTGACAAATCAACTATCAAAGGAATAAAATAGAAGCTAACTGAATAAACGGAAGATGTGGCAATCTCCAGAATTAAGCACACAAATTACGGAGATTGCTTCTTCCTGAAATGCCTGAATCACAACGACAGGATTATTATCTATGATACAATCTTCGTTGTAGAATTTACATATTTTTCATTTCATTTGTATCTCTGATTTTCTGGCTTGATACTGAACTGAGTGGGAAATGCCGGCATCTGCTAATCTCCGTTAAAAAAATGTTAAAAAGCGAACGCCCGGAAT contains:
- a CDS encoding transglutaminase codes for the protein GKVIRQIESPAYWPMGLAWDGKYLWNADYRGRTDKSEDMDGIIFKIDPKDGTILKTLHAPSRSPKGLAWDGKYLWCVDDRYDKVIQFSTDDGTTIKSFPSPAKDPKGITFDGKYLWISDRGADEIYMVDPNTGYVIVIATAPGNYVHGLAVDGKKLWAVDYEDDKIYQLKIRDSEKLIRKDTAFHKVVFNHNVTCYGPGKIKTLNVFIALPADRDNQTILKDFKYNIKPAKIETDQWGQKTALFSFTDLKPGDKTEVQVTTIFKSYNVRYFIYPENVGSLDDIPKDIKNKYLADNEKYQINNPIIKETVKKVVGNEKNPYWIMRKIHQYLIGHLHYLMDGAWDTAPTVLTNGHGSCSEYSFSFIALCKAAGLPTRYVGSTWDRKELAYMDDVYHRWVEVYLPGYGWIPTDPTHGDRKSPRDQASPIGFVSNAALITTQSGGGSRTMEWTYNSNVRYTTEPKTNLNITNYSDWDKVDKSTIKGIK